In Thermotomaculum hydrothermale, a single genomic region encodes these proteins:
- a CDS encoding SDR family NAD(P)-dependent oxidoreductase, giving the protein MFDFNGKTAIVTGGTRGIGLETSRLFAKFGANVVASYRSNDKAAQKLKDEFSNIEVFKGDISEVETAKSLVSFAYSKFGRVDILVNNAGIWDYLYAGSFDYKVWDNMIKNNLRSVYLVTDYLVSKWLKDETKGRIVHVSSTAGQRGEAEHSHYAATKGAIIAYTKSLSSELAPKGIITNCVAPGWVDTELNEKPFAGDGKEKIRKTIPIGRIPEPVEIAWPIVFLASDLASAVCGEIFNVNGGSVLCG; this is encoded by the coding sequence ATGTTTGATTTTAATGGTAAGACAGCAATTGTAACAGGGGGAACAAGGGGAATTGGATTGGAAACAAGCAGATTATTTGCAAAATTTGGTGCCAATGTTGTTGCGTCCTACCGTTCAAATGATAAAGCTGCTCAAAAATTAAAGGATGAATTTTCAAACATTGAAGTTTTCAAGGGGGATATTTCAGAGGTTGAAACAGCAAAATCCCTTGTTAGTTTTGCATACTCTAAATTTGGCAGGGTTGATATTTTAGTTAACAATGCTGGAATCTGGGATTATCTCTATGCAGGAAGCTTTGATTACAAGGTATGGGATAATATGATAAAAAACAACTTACGCTCTGTTTACCTTGTAACAGATTACCTTGTATCTAAATGGCTGAAAGACGAAACAAAGGGAAGGATTGTCCATGTATCCTCAACAGCGGGACAGAGGGGAGAGGCTGAACATTCCCACTATGCGGCAACAAAGGGGGCAATAATTGCCTATACAAAGTCTCTTTCATCTGAGCTTGCACCAAAGGGAATAATAACAAACTGTGTTGCACCAGGCTGGGTTGATACAGAATTAAACGAAAAACCGTTTGCAGGGGATGGTAAGGAGAAAATCAGAAAAACAATTCCAATTGGAAGAATTCCTGAGCCTGTTGAAATAGCATGGCCAATTGTTTTCCTTGCCTCAGATTTAGCCTCAGCTGTTTGCGGAGAAATTTTCAATGTAAACGGCGGCAGTGTTTTATGTGGATAA
- a CDS encoding HD domain-containing protein, with amino-acid sequence MNKEFHWERYLENLLREKTEREAAALWKHSGGGIPFDYRFEHVMAVVKHGKFLQRHEGGDLKVIVAACYLHDIGKSFFIKEGKNKHHGYKSAEMAKKILKDINDFSDSEIEHVAEAIRNHVGLFKDNKNRCLEGKILWDADKLTKVGALSLAHSLAIAGAFGGIDTKGIVERGLKWANLVPDIVKGFHTETAKKIGKERAEILISFYKQLDNEFRLE; translated from the coding sequence ATGAATAAAGAATTTCACTGGGAAAGATACCTTGAAAATTTATTAAGGGAAAAAACTGAAAGGGAAGCAGCCGCTTTGTGGAAGCATTCAGGAGGAGGAATTCCCTTTGATTACAGGTTTGAGCATGTAATGGCTGTTGTAAAGCATGGCAAATTCCTTCAAAGGCATGAAGGTGGAGATTTAAAAGTAATTGTGGCAGCGTGCTATCTTCACGATATAGGCAAAAGTTTTTTTATAAAAGAGGGGAAAAACAAGCACCACGGTTACAAAAGCGCCGAAATGGCAAAAAAGATTTTAAAGGATATAAACGACTTTTCAGATAGTGAAATAGAGCATGTGGCAGAGGCTATAAGAAATCATGTCGGGTTGTTTAAAGACAACAAAAATAGATGCCTTGAAGGGAAAATCCTCTGGGATGCTGACAAATTAACAAAGGTTGGAGCATTATCCCTTGCCCATTCCCTTGCTATAGCAGGTGCTTTTGGTGGAATTGATACAAAGGGGATTGTGGAAAGGGGATTAAAGTGGGCTAACCTTGTTCCTGACATTGTTAAGGGATTTCACACTGAAACTGCAAAAAAAATAGGTAAAGAAAGGGCTGAAATTTTGATATCATTTTATAAACAGTTAGATAACGAATTTAGATTGGAGTAA
- a CDS encoding type III pantothenate kinase has protein sequence MLLALDIGNTNTTIGVFKDSKLIMDFRLTTNINQTMDEYGILVRNLLSLQGIDYREVKNIIVSCVVPPLDEIIYFMSLNYFKIKPLFVKPGIKTGLALNVENPAEVGADRIVDCVAAINKYKPPLIVVDFGTATTFDAINEKNEFLGGAIAPGLKISAFSLFEKAAKLPEVEIRKPKQAIGRNTVTNIQSGLFFGYVGLVKEVLKRMLEELPGAKVVATGGLARVIAKECKLIGVIDDKLTLEGLRILFEKNKD, from the coding sequence ATGTTATTGGCACTTGATATTGGTAACACTAACACCACAATAGGGGTTTTTAAAGATTCAAAACTAATTATGGATTTCAGGCTTACCACAAACATTAACCAGACTATGGATGAGTATGGAATCCTTGTAAGAAACCTTTTGTCCCTTCAGGGAATTGATTACAGAGAGGTCAAAAACATAATAGTCTCCTGCGTTGTTCCTCCACTTGACGAAATTATATATTTTATGTCCCTTAACTACTTTAAAATTAAGCCTCTATTTGTTAAGCCTGGGATAAAAACAGGGCTTGCTTTAAATGTTGAAAATCCTGCAGAGGTTGGAGCAGACAGAATTGTTGACTGTGTTGCTGCAATTAATAAGTATAAACCGCCTTTAATAGTTGTGGATTTCGGTACTGCAACTACTTTTGACGCAATAAACGAGAAAAACGAATTTTTAGGGGGGGCAATTGCTCCCGGTTTGAAGATTTCAGCTTTTTCCCTTTTTGAAAAAGCTGCGAAATTGCCTGAGGTTGAGATTAGAAAGCCAAAACAGGCAATTGGAAGAAATACGGTTACCAATATCCAATCAGGGTTGTTTTTCGGATATGTTGGGCTTGTTAAAGAGGTTTTGAAGAGAATGCTTGAAGAGTTGCCCGGTGCAAAGGTTGTTGCTACAGGTGGTCTTGCAAGGGTTATAGCAAAAGAGTGTAAACTGATTGGAGTCATTGACGATAAACTTACCCTTGAAGGGTTGAGAATACTTTTTGAGAAAAACAAAGACTAA
- a CDS encoding SDR family oxidoreductase — MKLKDKIAVITGATAGIGKATAEYFAREGCNLVLIARRVERLEALKSTLEEKYKVKVFIGKVDVSDFSQCEAFFNSLPDELKAPDILVNNAGLAYGMEKLIEKPVEDIDKMFDVNVKGLIYITNLFVPQMVKKGKGSIVNVGSIAGREVYPGGNVYCATKHAVKALSRALRIELVDTPLRVIEIAPGLVETEFSVVRFKGDKEKAANVYKGLTPLYPEDIADLILYTVTRPPHVQINEVIIMPTNQATTTIIHRENNE; from the coding sequence ATGAAATTAAAAGATAAAATTGCTGTAATTACCGGCGCAACAGCGGGAATAGGTAAGGCAACGGCAGAGTACTTTGCAAGGGAAGGTTGCAACCTTGTTCTAATTGCAAGAAGGGTTGAGAGGCTTGAAGCATTAAAATCAACACTTGAGGAAAAATATAAAGTAAAGGTTTTTATTGGAAAGGTTGATGTTTCAGACTTTTCTCAGTGTGAGGCTTTCTTTAACTCGCTTCCTGATGAATTAAAGGCACCAGATATTCTTGTAAATAATGCCGGGCTTGCTTACGGTATGGAAAAACTTATTGAAAAGCCTGTTGAAGACATAGATAAAATGTTTGATGTAAATGTAAAAGGATTGATTTATATAACAAACCTATTTGTGCCTCAAATGGTTAAAAAGGGTAAGGGAAGTATTGTCAATGTTGGCTCAATAGCAGGAAGAGAAGTTTATCCCGGCGGTAATGTTTACTGTGCAACAAAGCATGCTGTAAAGGCATTATCTCGTGCTTTAAGGATTGAACTTGTTGACACTCCTTTAAGGGTTATAGAGATTGCCCCTGGGCTTGTTGAAACAGAGTTTTCAGTTGTGAGGTTTAAAGGAGATAAAGAGAAAGCGGCAAATGTTTATAAAGGCTTAACCCCTCTTTATCCAGAGGATATTGCTGATTTAATTCTCTACACTGTTACAAGACCGCCTCATGTCCAGATTAACGAGGTTATAATAATGCCTACAAATCAGGCAACAACAACAATAATTCACAGGGAGAACAATGAATAA
- the argF gene encoding ornithine carbamoyltransferase: MPVNLRGRNFLTLLDFTPEEINYLLDLASVLKDQKKAGIYGENLKHKNIALIFEKPSTRTRCAFTVACIDEGAHPEYLGKGDIQLGKKETVKDTARVLGRMFDGIEFRGFKHETVEELAKWAGVPVWNGLTDKFHPTQILADFLTVKENFGYLKGIKFAYMGDGRNNMANSLMVGAAKMGMDFRIVAPENMYPEKELIEKCKEIAKETGAKLTFTPDVKEGVKDCQVIYTDVWASMGEEDKIPERIKILKPYQVNMNVIKATGREDVIFLHCLPAFHNTETELAKKFPDICEVTEEVFESKHSKVFDQAENRMHTIKAVMVATLA, encoded by the coding sequence ATGCCTGTAAATTTGAGAGGAAGAAATTTTTTAACACTTCTTGACTTCACACCAGAAGAGATAAATTATCTTTTAGACCTTGCATCAGTTTTAAAAGACCAGAAAAAAGCAGGAATTTACGGAGAAAATTTAAAGCACAAAAACATTGCACTAATCTTTGAAAAACCTTCAACAAGAACAAGGTGTGCTTTTACAGTTGCATGCATTGATGAAGGCGCTCACCCTGAATACCTTGGAAAAGGGGATATTCAGTTGGGAAAAAAGGAAACAGTTAAAGATACCGCAAGGGTTTTAGGCAGAATGTTTGACGGAATTGAGTTTAGAGGATTTAAACATGAAACAGTTGAAGAGCTGGCAAAATGGGCTGGAGTGCCTGTGTGGAATGGTTTGACTGACAAATTCCATCCAACTCAAATTTTGGCTGACTTTTTAACTGTAAAAGAGAATTTCGGCTATTTAAAGGGGATAAAATTTGCATACATGGGAGATGGAAGAAACAATATGGCAAATTCACTTATGGTTGGTGCTGCAAAAATGGGAATGGATTTCAGGATTGTTGCACCAGAGAATATGTATCCAGAAAAGGAATTAATAGAAAAGTGCAAAGAGATTGCAAAGGAAACAGGAGCAAAGCTCACATTTACTCCAGATGTAAAAGAGGGAGTAAAAGATTGCCAGGTAATATACACAGATGTATGGGCTTCAATGGGAGAAGAGGACAAAATCCCTGAAAGGATTAAGATTTTAAAGCCATATCAGGTAAATATGAATGTGATTAAAGCAACTGGAAGAGAGGATGTAATATTCCTGCACTGTTTGCCAGCATTCCACAACACAGAAACTGAACTGGCAAAAAAATTCCCTGATATTTGTGAGGTAACAGAAGAGGTATTTGAAAGCAAACATTCAAAAGTCTTTGACCAGGCTGAAAATAGAATGCACACTATTAAGGCTGTAATGGTTGCCACATTGGCTTAA
- a CDS encoding GerMN domain-containing protein yields MKNKAFFIIITAVLFLLFACNGKKTQNEIVAKSVQTENENQEQKDEIKPDESEKLKFRIINLYFINPYTNELKTEKRQVFDLKEKTSMIKQVLRSLKLGPVSNLKPSVPENIEFKDVFIYGDRVYIDLHKNSENAFIGGVKGEKLFLEAVVKTVLDISPKYKKVYFLIDGEEIDSVMGHLDCSGYFTSESF; encoded by the coding sequence ATGAAGAATAAAGCCTTTTTTATAATAATTACTGCTGTGCTTTTTTTGTTATTTGCCTGCAATGGGAAAAAAACTCAAAATGAAATTGTGGCTAAAAGTGTTCAAACTGAAAACGAAAATCAAGAGCAAAAGGATGAAATTAAACCTGATGAAAGCGAAAAGCTTAAATTCAGGATAATAAATCTTTACTTTATAAACCCATACACAAATGAGTTGAAAACTGAAAAAAGGCAGGTTTTTGATTTAAAAGAAAAAACCTCAATGATTAAGCAGGTTTTAAGGAGTTTAAAATTAGGCCCTGTTTCAAATTTAAAGCCTTCAGTGCCTGAAAACATAGAGTTTAAAGATGTATTTATATACGGCGATAGAGTTTACATTGACTTACATAAAAATTCTGAAAATGCGTTTATAGGGGGAGTAAAGGGAGAAAAGTTATTTTTAGAGGCGGTTGTGAAAACTGTGCTTGATATATCCCCGAAATATAAAAAGGTTTATTTTTTGATTGATGGTGAGGAGATAGACTCAGTAATGGGGCATCTTGACTGTTCCGGTTATTTTACTTCAGAATCTTTTTAA
- the thiC gene encoding phosphomethylpyrimidine synthase ThiC, with the protein MSIIEQLRKGNIPDVLKKVAELENVHLDHIVSGILEGTIVVPHNNLKTLDKPCAIGKGLRIKVNANIGTSQDHEDIEEELEKLKIAVKYGADAVMDLSTGDKARDTRLQVVKNSPVPVGTVPVYEAFLKAGKHKGTIMRLTADDIFDAIEQHGKDGVDFITVHCGITMESVERMRKQGRLADVVSRGGSLLIEWMVLNEKENPLYQYFDRLLEICKKYEMTISLGDGMRPGAIEDATDRAQIQELIILGELAQYAVENGVQVMIEGPGHVPLDQVETNMKIQKSLCNNAPFYVLGPIVTDVAPGYDHITAAIGGAVAAMSGADFLCYVTPAEHLRLPTVDDVKVGVIASKIAAHAADIAKGIPGAKEWDYRMSKYRKELNWEGMFKECIDEETARKMRGEIEPQNENVCSMCGEFCALKTLNDVFK; encoded by the coding sequence ATGAGCATAATTGAACAATTGAGAAAAGGTAATATTCCTGATGTTTTAAAAAAGGTGGCAGAGCTTGAAAATGTTCACCTTGACCATATAGTTAGCGGAATTTTAGAGGGAACAATAGTTGTTCCCCACAACAACCTTAAAACTTTAGATAAGCCCTGCGCTATTGGAAAAGGATTAAGGATAAAGGTTAATGCAAACATAGGCACCTCTCAAGACCATGAAGATATTGAAGAAGAGCTTGAAAAGTTAAAAATTGCTGTTAAGTACGGAGCGGATGCTGTAATGGACTTATCCACAGGGGATAAGGCAAGGGACACAAGGCTTCAGGTTGTAAAGAATTCTCCTGTCCCTGTGGGCACTGTCCCTGTTTATGAAGCATTTTTAAAGGCAGGAAAGCACAAGGGTACAATAATGAGGCTTACAGCAGACGATATATTTGACGCAATAGAGCAGCACGGAAAAGACGGGGTGGATTTTATTACAGTTCACTGCGGAATTACAATGGAGTCTGTAGAAAGAATGAGAAAGCAGGGAAGGCTTGCCGATGTTGTTTCAAGGGGAGGCTCTCTTTTAATTGAATGGATGGTTTTAAATGAAAAAGAAAATCCCTTGTACCAATACTTTGACAGGCTTCTTGAGATTTGCAAAAAGTACGAGATGACAATAAGCCTTGGAGATGGAATGAGGCCAGGTGCAATTGAAGACGCAACTGACAGGGCACAGATTCAGGAATTAATAATTTTAGGTGAACTTGCCCAGTATGCGGTTGAAAACGGGGTTCAGGTAATGATTGAAGGCCCAGGGCATGTGCCTTTAGACCAGGTTGAAACAAATATGAAAATTCAAAAATCCCTTTGCAACAATGCACCTTTCTATGTTTTAGGGCCAATTGTAACTGATGTGGCTCCAGGCTACGACCACATAACTGCTGCGATAGGTGGGGCTGTTGCTGCAATGAGCGGTGCTGATTTTCTATGCTATGTAACACCCGCAGAGCATTTAAGGCTTCCTACTGTGGACGATGTAAAAGTTGGTGTAATTGCAAGTAAGATTGCAGCCCATGCGGCAGACATAGCAAAAGGAATCCCGGGAGCAAAAGAATGGGATTACAGAATGAGTAAGTACAGAAAAGAGTTGAACTGGGAAGGTATGTTTAAAGAGTGTATCGACGAGGAAACTGCAAGGAAGATGAGGGGAGAGATTGAGCCTCAAAACGAGAATGTGTGCAGTATGTGTGGAGAGTTCTGCGCCCTTAAAACATTAAACGATGTTTTTAAATAA
- a CDS encoding N-acetylmuramoyl-L-alanine amidase family protein, with translation MGKKHLFKMLLSVIILVFGFSVFAQTVTQQEELNKKNQVIETESKTETENNEESRWPENFAFLVNGKIFYLNYIIQDNIPYFTIESVFNPLKQAGLDYQKISNDEYKIVIDENEFSLDLKHFLIKSTKLYVDEKEKEKPDFKPPEPIIIPVDILIKDGQVYFRYDFLVKGLPELINKVVGYDKNSGTFVVGREKPVKINFELKETEPYAILTFKCPAKIKYNLIKTDKNAYLTVNARFNIEKEKLIELESKFFKIVDVKFFGRETEINFELKEKTDKISGYFDRNFDELKIYFYSKDFYNPKVDTLNKAAVELDATKHTIKKIIIDPGHGGEDNGAVSKDGTMEKDIALQIAYKLGKELKKRGYEVVLTRYTDVYVPLKDRTGIANSNKGDLFISIHLNASYRKASGAETYILSLDGYKQVSDTIAFENREIKNSKSKDNKGKDEQSSVSFILWDMAQREYIKDSEKLGEFIQEGLNNLMGIRDRGVKQAPLVVLKGLDMPGVLVEVGFLSNPVEETKLKSEDYQNRVVNVIANSVDRYRIYYELRMKKLSDNEDEE, from the coding sequence ATGGGAAAAAAACATTTGTTTAAGATGCTTCTATCAGTTATTATTCTGGTTTTTGGATTCTCTGTTTTTGCTCAAACGGTTACTCAGCAAGAGGAGTTAAACAAAAAAAATCAGGTTATAGAAACTGAAAGTAAAACAGAAACTGAAAATAATGAAGAAAGCAGGTGGCCTGAAAACTTCGCATTTTTAGTAAACGGAAAGATATTTTATTTAAACTATATAATCCAGGATAATATTCCTTATTTTACCATTGAATCGGTTTTTAATCCTTTAAAGCAGGCTGGTTTAGACTATCAAAAAATTTCAAATGATGAATACAAAATTGTAATTGACGAAAATGAGTTTTCCCTTGATTTAAAGCATTTTTTAATTAAATCGACAAAACTCTATGTTGATGAAAAGGAGAAAGAAAAGCCTGATTTTAAACCACCAGAGCCAATTATTATCCCTGTTGACATACTGATTAAAGACGGACAGGTTTATTTTAGATATGATTTCCTTGTAAAAGGATTGCCAGAGTTGATAAACAAGGTTGTAGGCTATGATAAAAACTCTGGAACCTTTGTTGTAGGAAGAGAAAAACCTGTAAAAATTAACTTTGAGTTAAAGGAAACAGAGCCTTATGCTATTCTCACCTTTAAATGTCCTGCGAAAATTAAATACAATTTAATAAAGACAGATAAAAATGCCTATCTTACGGTTAATGCAAGATTCAATATTGAAAAAGAAAAATTAATTGAACTTGAAAGCAAATTTTTTAAGATTGTGGATGTTAAATTTTTTGGCAGGGAAACTGAGATTAATTTTGAACTTAAAGAAAAAACGGATAAAATTTCAGGCTATTTTGACAGAAACTTTGATGAGTTGAAGATTTATTTTTACTCAAAAGACTTTTATAACCCCAAAGTGGACACTTTAAACAAAGCAGCAGTTGAGCTTGATGCCACCAAACATACGATTAAAAAGATAATTATTGACCCCGGCCATGGTGGTGAGGACAACGGGGCTGTAAGCAAAGATGGGACAATGGAGAAGGATATTGCTTTACAGATAGCATACAAGTTAGGTAAAGAGCTGAAAAAAAGGGGCTATGAGGTGGTTTTAACAAGGTATACAGATGTTTATGTTCCATTGAAGGATAGAACAGGGATTGCAAACTCAAATAAAGGGGATTTGTTTATATCAATTCATCTTAATGCATCTTACAGGAAGGCTTCAGGGGCGGAAACATACATATTGAGCCTTGATGGTTACAAACAGGTTTCAGATACCATAGCTTTTGAAAACAGGGAGATAAAAAATTCTAAATCCAAAGATAATAAGGGAAAGGATGAGCAATCTTCAGTCTCATTTATACTCTGGGATATGGCTCAAAGAGAGTACATTAAAGATAGTGAAAAATTAGGGGAATTTATTCAGGAAGGTTTAAACAACCTTATGGGGATAAGAGACAGGGGAGTGAAGCAGGCACCTTTAGTTGTTTTGAAGGGGCTTGATATGCCAGGGGTGCTTGTTGAGGTTGGCTTTCTTTCAAATCCTGTTGAAGAAACAAAGTTAAAGTCAGAGGATTATCAGAACAGGGTTGTAAATGTAATAGCAAATAGTGTGGATAGATATAGAATTTATTACGAGTTAAGAATGAAAAAATTATCGGATAATGAGGATGAAGAATAA
- a CDS encoding zinc ribbon domain-containing protein — translation MYCPNCGAKLPDKKSKYCPACGTPIISANKTSPIIDAIILGSIIVLFIFAVIKISQLITDYRLSKIKETRASIKVNEKNNTPNGQAPEVMAPRAPGKSPISGIMEPKMILIQDINNALKGVTHELEINYNKTLNGYEVDVTIYKNKALTLNQYFDMFANVLSLCYGNNKNNVKFVICKVKDKDKIKLSVAVGAEAASKIPIYTWEVLGRNGVALVRWIEKHQTPPSVGKILMCRYYNNM, via the coding sequence ATGTATTGTCCAAATTGTGGCGCAAAATTGCCAGACAAAAAGTCAAAATATTGTCCAGCATGTGGAACTCCAATAATATCAGCGAATAAAACAAGCCCTATAATTGATGCCATAATATTGGGAAGTATAATTGTACTTTTTATTTTTGCAGTTATTAAAATAAGCCAGCTTATTACTGATTACAGATTATCAAAGATAAAAGAAACTCGAGCAAGCATAAAAGTAAATGAAAAAAATAACACTCCAAATGGACAAGCCCCGGAAGTAATGGCTCCCAGAGCACCGGGTAAATCCCCCATATCAGGGATAATGGAACCGAAAATGATACTTATACAAGATATTAATAATGCTTTAAAAGGGGTAACCCATGAACTTGAAATTAATTACAATAAAACATTAAATGGATACGAAGTTGATGTAACAATCTACAAAAATAAGGCATTAACTTTAAATCAGTACTTTGATATGTTCGCAAATGTGCTTTCATTATGCTATGGAAATAACAAAAATAATGTAAAATTCGTTATATGCAAGGTTAAAGATAAAGACAAAATAAAGCTGTCAGTGGCAGTCGGAGCTGAGGCGGCATCTAAAATCCCTATTTACACATGGGAGGTACTTGGAAGAAATGGAGTTGCTCTTGTTAGATGGATAGAAAAACATCAAACGCCTCCTTCAGTTGGTAAAATTTTAATGTGCAGATATTACAACAATATGTGA
- a CDS encoding NAD+ synthase — translation MKIAIGQLNPRIADFEYNFSQIIEFVKKAEKENCDLILFPELSLCGYMPEDIIFQHDFLLQTENYIEKVKQLSNKVSILTGFVEKNTGKGKPFFNAVGFFEKGMLKGIYRKRLLPTYDVFNEKRYFEEGKDNFVFEIKGKRIGVTICEDGWNTEFSPAYGLYQLDPIEETVKQGCDIILNIAASPFYYRKVFLREKMFSNIAKKYNKPLIFVNQAGGMDGIIFDGDSCFFDRDGKIIKKAKRFDKDFVVWDTEKEKGVTSPIENDENQLIFDALVTGVRDFISKIGAERVHFGLSGGIDSALVAVITKYALGKENVTGIMLPSPYSSKSSIDDSVKLAENLGINLKKIEITPYFETLKNFLPEKIGNLKDITEQNLQARLRGLILMAYSNNNNSILLNTGNKSELAVGYATIYGDMCGALAVLGDLYKTRVYSLAKWINEKLGNIIPESIITKPPSAELKPGQKDEDSLPPYNTLDLILENYIENCLSAQEIVKKTGIDENTVKYVLNLVHKSEFKRKQAAPILKVTSRAFGTGFRFPVSSKIKIQGVL, via the coding sequence ATGAAAATAGCAATAGGACAGTTAAATCCTCGCATTGCAGACTTTGAATACAACTTTTCTCAAATAATTGAGTTTGTAAAAAAGGCAGAAAAAGAAAATTGCGATTTAATACTCTTCCCGGAGTTGTCTCTATGCGGTTATATGCCGGAAGACATTATTTTTCAGCACGATTTTTTGTTGCAAACAGAAAATTACATAGAAAAAGTTAAACAGTTGAGTAATAAGGTTTCCATTCTTACAGGATTTGTTGAGAAGAATACCGGGAAGGGAAAGCCTTTTTTCAACGCTGTTGGTTTTTTTGAAAAAGGAATGTTAAAGGGTATTTACAGAAAAAGGCTTCTTCCAACATACGATGTGTTTAATGAAAAGAGATACTTTGAGGAAGGGAAAGACAACTTTGTTTTTGAAATAAAAGGCAAAAGAATAGGGGTAACAATTTGTGAGGATGGATGGAATACTGAATTTTCCCCGGCATACGGTTTATACCAATTAGACCCTATTGAGGAAACGGTAAAACAGGGCTGCGACATAATCTTAAACATTGCCGCTTCCCCTTTTTACTACCGCAAGGTTTTTTTAAGGGAAAAGATGTTTTCCAATATTGCAAAGAAATATAATAAGCCTTTAATCTTTGTAAATCAGGCAGGTGGAATGGACGGGATTATATTTGACGGAGATTCCTGTTTCTTTGATAGAGATGGAAAAATAATAAAAAAGGCAAAGCGATTTGATAAAGACTTTGTTGTCTGGGATACAGAAAAAGAAAAAGGGGTAACTTCTCCTATTGAAAACGACGAAAACCAATTGATTTTTGATGCACTTGTTACAGGAGTGAGGGATTTTATTTCCAAAATTGGGGCAGAGAGAGTGCATTTTGGCTTAAGCGGGGGGATAGATTCAGCCCTTGTTGCAGTAATTACCAAGTATGCATTGGGGAAAGAGAATGTTACTGGAATTATGCTTCCTTCCCCATATTCAAGCAAATCAAGCATTGATGATTCTGTGAAACTTGCGGAGAATTTAGGGATTAACTTAAAAAAGATAGAGATAACACCGTACTTTGAAACATTAAAGAATTTTCTCCCTGAAAAAATAGGGAATCTAAAAGACATAACAGAGCAAAATTTACAGGCAAGGTTGAGGGGCTTGATATTAATGGCCTATTCAAACAACAATAATTCAATACTTTTGAATACGGGGAATAAGTCAGAGCTTGCTGTTGGCTATGCAACCATATATGGGGATATGTGCGGGGCATTGGCTGTTTTAGGGGATTTGTACAAAACAAGGGTATATTCCCTTGCAAAATGGATAAATGAAAAATTAGGTAATATAATCCCTGAAAGTATAATTACAAAGCCCCCTTCAGCAGAGTTAAAGCCGGGGCAAAAGGATGAAGATAGTTTGCCCCCTTACAATACCCTTGACCTGATTCTTGAAAATTACATTGAAAACTGTCTATCAGCACAAGAGATTGTAAAAAAAACAGGTATTGATGAGAATACAGTAAAATATGTGTTAAATCTGGTGCATAAATCTGAGTTTAAAAGAAAGCAGGCTGCACCTATTTTAAAGGTAACATCAAGGGCATTTGGCACTGGATTTAGATTTCCAGTTAGTTCTAAAATAAAGATTCAGGGGGTATTATGA